A stretch of DNA from Cryptomeria japonica chromosome 4, Sugi_1.0, whole genome shotgun sequence:
GGACATTTTAGACTGCATAGGGGCTCCTCCATCCATAATCTGGAGAGGAGAGGGGTTGTAGCTCAGCCCAACATGTTAACGGGAGGTCTTTTGTTTGAGTCCTAGATGTTCTatggaaaattataaataaaaataaagataaaaaatgaTGCCTACATTAAAAGCGGGGCTTGAAATGTTGTAAGTGTCTACAGGATCATTCCACCTAGTGCCCAACGTATCATCAGCTGGAGAAAAATTTTGCAGCCATACCTGAGGCTGACAGCCAGACTGCATTGTATAATATTTAACCTCACCAATTCCATTACCCTCTTCACTGTGATGATGACCATGATGATGACTTTGGCTGCTGCATTCTGACAGAGGGACTTCGTTGTTTAAGCCCAATAAATCATGCACCTATACAAGGATAACGGTACAATATTTATGTCAGGGCCAGGCAACTGGAAATAACAAGTATAAGGGTGTAATATTTATGTCAGCATCAAGCAACTGGAAATGCATAGAAACTCATTAGTGATCACTATTGTTGGAAAAATCCAAACTAGACAGTAAAATTTAAACAACCGGTTCATTGTTATTTGAAAGATCTAAAATCACATCTAACAAACTATTCTGAGCTTCTATGCAGCGTTCTGAACAGCAGAGAAGCTCTCCAGTGAATGTTCTGGAGTTGAGAGGGGCTGTAGCTCAGCCCAGTATGGTAACAGGAGGTCTTGTGTTGGATCCTAACCGTTCTAAAGCAGGACTTGAAGTGTTATCAGTGCTTACAGGATCATTCCAGCCAGCGCCCAAAGTATCATCAGGTGGGCAAAAATTCTGCGACCATGACTGAGGCTGACACCCAGTATGCTTTGTAGAATATCGACCCTCACCAATTCCACTACCCTGTTCATTTTTATGATGACCATGATGATGATGCCTTTGGCTTTGGCAGCTGCATTCTGGAAGAGGCACTTCCTCGTTTGAGCCCAACAAGTCATGCACCTATACAAGGATAAGGGTACAATATCGTTGTCAGCATCAGGCAATTGAAACACATAGAAACTCATCGCTATTGCTGAAAATCTGACAATACCTGCTCTGTATTGTAAAGCTTAAACAGCCAGTTCGTTGTTATTTGAAATATCTAAAACCACATACAACAAACTATTTTGGGCATTCTGGACTGCATAGGGGCTCTTCCAATATATGTTCTGGAGTGGAGAGGGGCTTTAGCTCATCCCAACGAGTTAATGGAGGTCTTGCATTTGAGTCCTAGCTGTTCTatggaaaataataaataaaaataaagataaaggaAAGTAGCTTACATTAAAAGCAGGGCTTGAAGTTTTGTCAGTGTTTACAGGATCATTCCAGCGAGGGCCCAAAGTATCATCAGCTGGAGAAAAATTCTGAGGCCATGCCTGAGGCTGACACCTGTTCTGCTCGGTATAATATTGATCCTCACCAATCCCACTACCCAATTCACTTTGATGATTACGAAGATGTTGCCTTTGGCTTTGGCTGCTGTACTCTGGCAGAGGCATTTCCTCATTTGAGCCCAACAAATCATGCACCTATACAAGGATAAGGGTACAATATTTATGTCAGAATCAGTGGAAAAACATAGAAACTCATCACTATTATTAAAAGAATCCAACGATACATCTTGTGGATAATAAAGCTTAAACAGGCAGTTCGTCGTTATTTGAAACATCCAAAACCACATACATCAAACTATTTTGGGCACTCTGGACTGTATAGGGGCTCTTCCAATGCATGTTCTGGAGTGGGGAGGGGCTGTAGCTTAGCCCAGCATGTTAATGAGAGGTCCTGTTTGAGTCCCAGCTATTGTATAGATAATAATAAAGATAAAGGAATATAGCTTACCTCAAAAGCAGGGCTTGAAGTGTTGTCTGCGTTTACAGGATCATTCCAGCCAATGCCCAAAGTGTCATCAGCTGGGCCAAAATTCTGCGGCTGTGCCTGAGGCTGACACCCGGTCTGCACAGTACGATATTGACCAATTCCATTACCCTCTTCACTTTGGTGATGACCATGATaattatgatgatgatgcctttGGCTTTGGCTGCTGCATTCTGGCAGAGGCACTACCTCAATTAGGTCCATCAAGTCATGCAATTGATCTCCTGTGCATGTACTTTGTTCAATACTATTCGTCGAGAATTGTGGAAATTGATGAGGACCTTTTGGCAGCTGAGTCATGAAAGGGAACCCGCCAAAGTGTTGTGGTTCTTGCTGCGGAGAGTAGTGAAGCCCTGTGTAGGATGAGTTTTGCAACGTAACATCCACGAGAGCAGAAGTCCCCAGATTATTCAAATCTTTCATAGGAGAGGAGTTCAGCAGAGGCATGCGAAAACCCATATTCCAGTAGTGTTCACGACAAGAATAGGTAACAAGGCCAGGGAAGGCATCCATGGTTTTCCCTCGGAAATAACTTAAGCCCGCTGCTGTTCCAGTCTTAATTACATGCAAGAAAATTCCTATTAACTGCAAAGAATGCTGAAAAAAATGAAGAGAATTTAGGCCTGTGTGTTACAGAAGTTTGCCATCTCGGCAAAGAGTAATTTCGTGCAACATGTTTTGATGGCCAATACTTTGGATGGGCTAAGACCACgggaaatttgaatttttgcaGGGTGGTCTAAAGTTGTGCTTACGTTTGAAAACGCTTCTTCTAGTGTGGATCTTCGTAGTCATCGAATTACTTCTAATATGCCAAGTGCCTTTCCTTCTTTGGCTGTCAGACTTGTAATCTGACCAGGGAAAACTTTAAATTAAGCGAGGTAATTTATGAGGAAAAtgcaatataatataataataatgattttttaaatttattaaatataattataatattttatataggGACAAAATAATGAAAATGGAGATATCCATTATCAATTTAAATGGGACATAGGAAggtgaaaaggaagaagagaacttttattttatttttttattatcatttaagaaagagagggaataatattttattttagaatgtttTATATATAATGATGTTTACGTTAATTATTTAGATAGTGTATTTTTTAAATTGGTAGATTTGTTCTAATTTCATTTGATactatttcaatttaatttttcttgatttttggacTAATCAAGTGAGATCTTGAGTGAGTAAAGGAGATTAAAAgaatttttttagtgtttttgtttggtttatttgattatttttgagGCGTTTGAATTGTTTGATGTTTATTAGGTGTCTTGTGAAGTTATTGAGGACAATTGTTGCTTTGTTTTGTGTTTTCATGATTTTGTGAATAATTATATAAACAAACTAATCTATACgcaaaaataaaactattttatcATTTTGTGTTCTTTGGGGAAAAAGGGTTATTTAATTTATCTATTTGTAAAACGAATTCCTTCTTTTGTGTATTTTTAATGAATGCGGCTAAGTGACTTTAACCAAAATTTTCTACATacaatttctttttttcttttttcttttggagTTTTTACCTTCCTTTAAACATGTTGGCAAGTTGAGATACCTCAGGTTGGAATCGAGGGATTTTTTCTTAAATATCTTGTATTGGAATCAAGGGCTTTCAAAGAATGTGAATTCAATTAAATCTAACATAGTATAATCAACCTAAATCTTCTAAATCTACTAAAGAGATAAAGAATTCTACTCTAACCAAGAGTTGCTACCAAAATGTTACTATCCTTGAGAAATTCTGATTTCCTAATTAACATTTTAATCTACTATAAAGAAATGGAAGCTTCTAAAATGTGGAACCCATCTAAAACTTTCAATCTTCTTTGAAATGGTGTGCATCCTTGGGTGATCTACCCTCTATATCTTCTCCTCCAACAATGGGCTTCTCCTCTTTGATGGCAACAGAGTGACATGGAAACTATAGATCTAGGAAATTTGAGGGATTACTTGGAAGGTCAAAAAAAAGATTTTAATCTTATTTGTTATAGATTGGGAAAAGGCACATATGTCATGTATTGAGCATGAATATGTTCTAGTAGTTGCAGATGAAAATGTAGCTTAGAACTTTTAAAGATGATTCACAATCCACTTGAAAAGTAGAAAAATAATTAGAGGTTCATGTAAAGAATGgctaaaatacaaaataaataaccTCTTGATTATCAATAAATAGGGATTACAAATAGGTGAAGAAACTCCATAATTGAGGGAGATGGCTAAGAAATAACAAGAGGGATAATTATTAATTAAGAGGAGAGGAGATCTAGTCATGGGAGAAGGAAGTTTAGTCAAAACTCAAATCAACTCTCAATCAAAATCAAGCAAGGTGAGAAAATTGTTGAAACTAAAGAAATATGCATCCTTCAAACATGACAATATTATCCCTTTTGGGGTTTGCGTTGTCTAAGTGACCCTGTAGTTGAAGGTCTACAAAAGGGTTTTAGAAGGGTGTGAAGACTCAAAAACTAAGTTGGGGCTAAGAAGGTTGAAAAGAGGCTAGGAATAACATTAAAAACATTTTAAATGTATTATAAGATCGAAAAATGTTTAGAGGAGATATACTTCACACCATGTGAATCATGAGCTAGGCCATTAGGTCATCATCAAATTGCAATGTTGGCTTGTGCAATTTGGATCGTTATAGATTTAAAGGtcactcaattttattttttaaataaggaTAACAATTGTTTAGTTTGAACTCGACTATGAttgtatttttttaattgtaataaaaGATAAAATGCCATATATTGATATTTTCCCAACTTGCAAAGTATCAAATTGGTGGTGTAGACATCACCAATTTACCACCAATTTGTCATGCTAAATTTTTCATAAATTAATAAAATGACATTATTTAATCAAATTTCATTCAATATGCATCATTAATTAATCCCTCCCTAAgacaataattaaattaaattagcaaGACTTAGTCTCTAATTCCTCCAACTCAATTATTTAATCAAACCCTATTATTGTTTCCTCTAATATTTAAATTCATGTCATAATTGATCCTTGTCCATTTAGTTGTAGCCATTAAATCCATCATTACATGCATTAAAATTTAAGCTTGTCATCACCCAACATGTGTCACATCTCCTCCCACGTTGTCATGTGTGAGAATTTCACCTTGTCCCACTCCTTGCTCACTGATGTGTGAGCAAGCACTCTTGGAATCATTTTTGACTTCCATCTCAACCCTCTGATTCTCACCATGTGTAAATATGTCATCTTCGAGATATGTTAAGTCTCTACCATATCCTCATTTTTTGTCTTATCCTCACTcgcttgctcacacatgtgtgcaaCATATATCTCACTTATGTCTCCTTTCTCACACATATATGAGCATGCCTAGCTCTTACACCTCATGTGGCACGTGTCACATGACTGCAACTTCAATCCATGCATTTATTATCCtcaaatcctatccctccattaAGATTGCATCTTGTCTCTTGACTTTCCTTGTGAGAAATCTCTAATTCAAAGGCCTCTCATTCCATTTAAGAATCCACTTTCATGCCATCTTTGTGCTACCTATTTGTATCTTCTATTTTCATATCATCATTTTGTATATTTGATCTCTCATTATTCAACCCTACTATTATGCTACAAATTTATCAAGCAACCAAATCCCATTGTCAATCCATACATCACAAAGAGCACATCCAATAGAGCATTGGGTGCACTATACTTTATCTTAATCAAaagagaaatgaaaaacaaggtgAAACAATTCATTTATTGTATTTGAATCCTTGTCTATTCCTCCTTGCCTTTTTCCTTATCTTTAGATGGTGTATATGAAAAGTATGTAATTGTGCATGTAGCTTATTGTTTTCTCTTACCAAAAGTATATCTTGGTATTGAGGTTACTCAATTTTTATGTGTTATCCTTATTGGTTCTTAGCCATTGAAAAATAGACTTTAAACTAGTTCTTGGATggaaaatttaaatttaagttATGGTTTAAGTGTCATAGAACACATTATTACATCTAAATAATGTATCTTATCTATTTTTGTATATCTTTATTTTATAATGATAAAAGGATAAAGATTAAATTAAGTTTGCAGTTCCtagttctgattgattgaaaaacaggttttaaggacccgaaaccattacatcatagaGAGAAAGAAAGCAGCAAAAGGAGTAAAAGTCCACATACAAaacgactggccaaaagaccaacgaacagaaagaacagcaaagagaccaaggagacactacatagcaattttctttagcagatcctctgcctttgtcactagctcatcataggtcaccctgACTAATTTCAGCttctccaggtccttattcactttattttccttcctcttgcctctggtgcgggttctgggaccttgggcttcccctgttccttcagcgtccaggtcaatttcctagATTTCCTTGTCGTCATCAAGCTTGCTAATGAGGGTATGGGTATTATTGGCTAAGATTTTCAGAATGCTAAGGCTCTGCTCtgcaatattcttaaggcactcctcaatctTTTCCACTTTGATGACTGTGTCCGAGAGCGTTTTTTCACTAATTTCCGCCAGggtttttctgtccagcatctccttttcaatcttctcaaacctaggattaaaggcatctcttatgtcttctgctttagcaatagtgtttttcagatcctcaatataatcggccattgtattcccctctccaatgttaatggtctccagaatcaggactctgttgcaaagttttttgtactcatccgcagctttcttatacccatcaataagccattcgatagttttcataaaaccattcaaggccttgGGAGGAGGGCCAGAAGAAGGAGTCACTTTTCCAGGTGTTACCTGTTCGTTGTTAGGAATATGGAGGGCGGAAATAGTGTCAgcagccctgagagtctcctccattgTCTCCATTTCCAGGCTGTGCTCGATTTCCAGGGTCCTAGTTTGCTTGTCATCTTCTAGTTCCTTGtcagtctcctctgttttcttatgctttttctaggtctgggcttggtttttccttttcttcttcatcaaccccttagggttcttcttttCTTCAGAAAAATTAGAgtactcttcttccgaagagatactgatcaagggtttgctttgaagttttttgctcttagaagaagagggtcttgatttcctcttattactactctcatactctgaatcatcaAAGCTATCCTCATTATCAGTCAAGGAATCATAGTCTGATTCCTCCTCCTCTAAAAAATCAGAATCAGAcatcttcctcagagtccacagagagctgcatccggttgatttgactggcctttaaatggtcataaatgaggaccataagaccttggtgcattgcggtatcaccccgaggattttctttataggcttttagggaggcattcatttAGCAAAGCGAGAAGTAAGGAAAaatcaccttatcattatgcctaaaatggtttaatagaacaaaatgatacccatagactttcgtaaacctaccatctagagttatataccgcattaaaacaaagagaatttcctgccagggttttgcaaaagccctaggcgagtaataggttttgctcaactttaccaatctttttttctctttctctgtaaccgggtacctttcaatggcttccctactgaccttcctgtctctgtagaagttgcagccctccctgttgagacccgtagctttagctattagatcttcatcaatttccaccatttggtcacccatttttagcatgcccttcttccaatttttgcagaagaagctagttACCATTCTATCTCGGtcgtggagtctctctatgaagcttgaaagaccacccttctgcaaaatttcccacacctcatctttctgtttccactccttgcaactacttggctcatatcgtctcctatttccacccatggtgtcgtttctcacagccaaattttgaaatttacagAATTGGTAAAACAAAGAGCTTTTCggagctaaaacaaatacccagaAAGCATGTGTGGCCTTAATGATTTGATAGGttataaaacaagttttgatggctttgatgttataatgagtgattttctcattatagaagtaactcgagGTGCTTACgtcagtacttttcataattaccctgtcaatcaagagtcttggggtacttcgatatctttcatcaaTTATGATTTGTTTGGCATCTTCGGGGAAACCgctctcacccatccacgtggtaatagtctcattcttaaccaccacatttgcagcccaatcaacagaacagttggcctcccgatagatatgggatatatggcattttttaaaggttctaatgatgtcaatagcagaaataattatattgtgaatcgaccatgagggctttgaagtcccattgaggcactttattatattattagagtccccttctatccaaagataggggcagttccattttttggctaggataatgccttgaagggctgccatagcttccgctttatgattggtttgagtaccaatagggacagcaatcatacctttgcaaatgcctttgtaatctctgagaatagctccatagCTTGAAGGACGtgggtttcctttggctgcaccattgaaattgattttgagccagccttggggaggggtttgccatttagcttcaagccttttattgtagctgagattaggaccatcagtgatcttcatattccacgctcttaagatatttgactccagggagttatttgagtaacaagaaacctccatgattcccatattttcctggatagccctttgaattttttgaaaaacagtGTCTTGTTTTAGGGACACATCCCTGAATatttggttgtttctttctttccaaagaccctaaaaaatgtgaggaagagagagctgccacatacatctcagaaaagagttagtccattgaatttgccaggaggagaacaaatccctgatgttactgggaaacacccaagctaaactaaagctcttgaggaaactttcccaaacagaggctgagaAGGGATAGTGGAGGGCAatatggtccactgactcttcctcttgaaggcacaacacacaccTGTTTGGAAGGGAAAAACCTCTACATTTTAGGTTGTccacagtaaggatcttattttggaggatagtccagaagaaaaaattgattttgggagtgagaccttttaaccaagctttagaccagaaaggattaatAGGAGGAGGGGGGGACaggatacaatacatcgaagacaCAGTTAAAatgcctttgggatcatgtttccaaatcagggaatcctcttccttattcagccatatagcagacaattgggttttgagcttagagaggctagggtgaatactatcaatgttctgccaattgttcccaacccagtaatctgccactaaggaaCCAAAAGAGCCAATTCAGGAAGGGGCATGGGGGGCCCACTCATGGGAATCCAaaaggggtttatcaaaaagccagggatcctcccagaatctaacttttctgccatttccaagtttccatatcactcctttagcaatcacatctttacatttagaaacatggttccaaatatgggatccatttatgttGAAAttcgaattaagaaaagaagagagagaagaagatagaagagaatacttacttctccaaattttgcaccattcagaatcaaaacgaaaccatctccaagcttgtttggacaagagagcttcatttaaagtgtgaatcctcctgagccctagaccacctttgcttttcggcctacagacctgatcccatgccaccaaggacattctttgcttttcctcaaccccagaccataggaatcttctttgaattttctcaatagcttcagcatacttaactggaattctgaataggctaagagcataaatagggatactttgaagagtagccttaaggagaaggagcttaccagcttgacttaaaagggcccctttccaacctgcaaggtttttgtgaaatttatcaactagagaactccaaaaggagtcaggaggggcaatccccatggggagtccaagataggtagtaggaaggtcagcaatcttacactccagaattctgctgatcctctgttgtcttctcttaggagtattaatgaaaaagacatcacttttggcccagttaataagttgCCCCATTACAGAGGCAAAATTGCACAAGGTACTCTTCAGTACTTTAGCTTAtgagatgcttgattcccccataattattgtatcatcaacaaactgctggtgtgaacaaataaggtcaactgaagaaggttggaggcccttaaaggatccttgctgcaccaaattttccatgatccaaccaaagcattctgccataataatgaaaaggatgggggagataggatctccttgcctaagacctcttgaTGCTTGGAAAAAAGTCGAAGAACCATTGACCAGAACAACAAAGGATGCATATGTGGtgagttgggagaaaagatccacaactctaggggcaaacccaaaag
This window harbors:
- the LOC131040993 gene encoding uncharacterized protein LOC131040993, with amino-acid sequence MDAFPGLVTYSCREHYWNMGFRMPLLNSSPMKDLNNLGTSALVDVTLQNSSYTGLHYSPQQEPQHFGGFPFMTQLPKGPHQFPQFSTNSIEQSTCTGDQLHDLMDLIEVVPLPECSSQSQRHHHHNYHGHHQSEEGNGIGQYRTVQTGCQPQAQPQNFGPADDTLGIGWNDPVNADNTSSPAFEVHDLLGSNEEMPLPEYSSQSQRQHLRNHQSELGSGIGEDQYYTEQNRCQPQAWPQNFSPADDTLGPRWNDPVNTDKTSSPAFNVHDLLGSNEEVPLPECSCQSQRHHHHGHHKNEQGSGIGEGRYSTKHTGCQPQSWSQNFCPPDDTLGAGWNDPVHDLLGLNNEVPLSECSSQSHHHGHHHSEEGNGIGEVKYYTMQSGCQPQVWLQNFSPADDTLGTRWNDPVDTYNISSPAFNVTHQTPKEFTLRLLPQQPQLAQQNVVPTEGNISIPTEGNKKRMKWTQELHERFVKAVSQLGGADATPSGILRLMDIEGLTIDHVKSHLQKYRRAKKLTNHGEGKVDKRRDSLEASSLGSQMCVQITEEDMLIQLNSQMKLHEQIVESQRNFQSQMVKFLQEMEVKLSGLPKGKIPFAHDCGNPSVQLSTDYTSNVSNNPEPLASHLEITTKASDECITSHGLVRNIQCISHKGNNEENSHVGGSAKDS